One stretch of Thalassophryne amazonica chromosome 19, fThaAma1.1, whole genome shotgun sequence DNA includes these proteins:
- the ccr6b gene encoding C-C chemokine receptor type 6, translating into MTTTAEYDYSPSPWEDEPCNLDPNPEDVIVQIYIHSIICVFGLIGNALVIVTYLFYKRTKSMTDVYLFNVAFADILFVVALMLIIYNEQHGWLMGWVACKILGSAYSINLYSGMLLLACISGDRYIAIVQARRTFGARSRGLMYSRLICSAVWVFSVALTLPTLLYTEHFEEHNLGSDTVAVMCQLRFRQSETATLMKVLVPSLQMAIGFLLPLLVMVFCYSSIMCTLLRAHSSQRHKAVRVVLAVIVVFVIFHLPYNVTLLIHTTSLFKERSCMSERIRRQVLAISKTVAYLHCCLNPILYAFVGVKFRSHFRQIMVDLWCISKKYIYSARSSRGTSEVCVSALRTTDGSNNMSSFTA; encoded by the coding sequence ATGACTACAActgcagaatatgattacagtccatCTCCCTGGGAAGATGAACCTTGCAACCTCGACCCTAACCCTGAGGATGTCATCGTCCAGATTTACATCCACTCCATCATCTGCGTCTTCGGCCTGATTGGCAATGCTCTTGTAATTGTCACCTACTTGTTTTACAAGAGAACCAAGTCCATGACAGACGTCTATCTGTTCAACGTGGCGTTTGCAGACATACTCTTTGTGGTTGCCCTGATGTTGATCATCTACAATGAGCAGCACGGTTGGCTGATGGGGTGGGTGGCATGCAAGATATTAGGTTCAGCCTACAGCATCAACCTCTACAGCGGTATGCTCCTGCTAGCGTGCATTAGTGGAGACCGTTACATAGCTATAGTTCAGGCTCGGCGCACCTTTGGTGCTCGCTCTCGTGGCCTGATGTACAGCCGCCTCATCTGCTCAGCTGTTTGGGTGTTTTCTGTGGCTTTAACACTTCCCACGCTCTTATACACTGAGCACTTTGAAGAACATAATCTGGGTTCCGACACTGTGGCTGTGATGTGCCAATTGCGTTTCAGACAGAGTGAGAcggcaacgctgatgaaggtgctGGTTCCCAGCCTTCAAAtggccatcggtttcctgctgcctCTTCTGGTGATGGTGTTCTGCTACTCCAGCATCATGTGCACCCTGCTGAGGGCCCACAGCAGCCAGCGGCACAAGGCGGTCCGTGTGGTTTTGGCGGTTATCGTGGTCTTTGTTATTTTCCACCTGCCATACAATGTGACTCTGCTAATCCACACTACGTCTCTGTTCAAAGAGAGGTCCTGCATGTCTGAGAGGATCAGGCGACAGGTCCTGGCCATATCTAAGACTGTTGCCTACCTGCACTGCTGTCTCAACCCCATCCTCTATGCCTTTGTTGGGGTCAAGTTCAGGAGTCACTTCCGCCAAATAATGGTGGACCTGTGGTGTATCAGCAAAAAGTATATCTACTCTGCTCGCTCATCACGCGGGACCTCTGAAGTTTGTGTCTCAGCCCTCAGGACAACTGATGGTTCAAACAACATGTCTTCATTTACTGCATGA